The genomic stretch GGATGTTGAGCACTGCTAGAAATCTTTCTTTAAAAGTGGTGGGAGATCGTAAACTTGATCAACAGCTTGAAGAAACTGCCGGAGCACTAGAACTTGTATTGCAAAGAGGATATACCGTGGCGCAAGCGTCTGAAAAGTTAGGAATGAGCGAAAAGGAAATTTGCCAAGCCCTTCATGCGGAATTAACTACAAAATGGTCGCAGAAAGGATGAACAGAAAATCAACAGCACTTATAGAGTCTGGTGTATTGGAGCTTTACGTTTTTGGTATGGCTACCGATGATCAGATTAGAGATGTAGAATCTGCGCAGGAAAAATATCCAGCGGTTGCAGAGGAGTTAAATCAAATTCATCAACGCATAGAAAGCTTTGGTAAAGCTAATGCGGTTAAACCTCCATCTTTGGTAAAAACCGTGGTAATGGCTGCTGCTGATTATATGGAACGGCTCAGAAATGGGGAAAAATTTCTGGACGCACCTATACTTACCGAGAAGTCAACAATTGAAGATTTTAGTCATTGGCTAAACCGTAAAGACATGGTGCTGGCAGAAGTGAAAGAAAGCATTTATGCCAAAATCATAAGCAGCACAGATGACCGTACAACCTCTATAGTTTGGGCGAAGGATTGTTTAGAACCCGAAATACATAGTAATGAGCGTGAGAGCTTTTTAATTGTAGAAGGAACTTGTGAAGTATCTATTGATGATGAAACTCATTATTTAAAGCCAGGAGACTTTTTGTCAATTCCGCTTCATACCAATCATAGCGCTAAGGTGACTTCCGATATACCTTGCAAATTTATAATGCAGCGAGCGCTGCTTCATGTGGCTTAGAAAACTCGATATAAAGTTGACCTCTAAACGAGCCAAATTCCTAGCTGACTAAGAATTCAAAAAATAAATGAAACGTTCAAAAGGCAAAGTTAGAACACAAAAAAAAGCGACTATAAGTCGCTTTTTTCGTATAAATTAAATTCTCTGAAGTGTATTCTTAGTTTTGAATCAACACCTTCGAGGTTTTGATTAATTCTGAATTTGAATAAAACTGAACTAAGTACATACCACCGTCTAACTCTTTAGAGTTTAAACTTTGTGCTTCTGCAGGACTTGCCGAAACTAGTTGTCCTAATGTGTTGTACACTTTTACTTCCGTAATACTTTCATCACTTTTCCATTTTAGGATATCTGTGGCTGGATTTGGGTAAACGTAAGTGTTGGCAAGAACTTCTTCATTCATGCTTACGGTGGCCGCTGCCATATCAAATTTCCATAAATCTGTAGGAAACACATTGGTCAATCGGTTTAGTCCACCAAAAAAGTAAACATCATCACCTATTACAAAGCTTCCGGGAGCCCATCTACTTTGTCCAGGATGAGAAGGAAACTGAGTCCAAGTATCACTTTTCGGATTGTAGCGCCACATTTCTCCATTTGGCATATAGCCATGATTATCACCATCTCCGCTTAATACAAAACCGTATCCATGCATTCCAAATTGTGTTCCTGCTACGCGTGCTTCACCAGGAAATTTATTCATTGCTGTCCAAGTATTTGTAGCAGTATCAAGCTTAAACCAGTCATCATAAATCACATTTCCACGATGACCTAATCCTGCAAATACTTCTCCACCGGCATTAAACATAAATGGGTGATGTCTACCTGCGCTAGGTAAGCTGGTAATCTGAGTCCAATTATCAGCCTTAATATCATACATCCACCAGTCTCTAAGGTCACCTGATGCATCATCTCCCAAGCCTACATATATTTTATCGCCAATACCAATCATAGCTGGATGCCTTCTACCTGTACAATCGCAACTTGCTAGTTGAGTATAAGTTCCATTGGAGTCAAGACTCCAAAAGTCTCTTAAATATTGTGAGGTGGAGAAACCAAAACCCATGTAAGCAACACCATTAGTCACGGTACCAATACCAAAACTACGTGCAGCACCAGGAAAACTTGGCATCGTTAGCCATGTATCAGTTGTAGGATTGTACTGATAAGCATCTTTGGTAGGTTGTCCACTGGGTAATGTACCTGTAATAGCGTAGCCTTTTCCATTTAATGAAAATGAAATAGGGTGGTGTCTACCCACTATGGCATCTGCCTTTTGCTCCCACGTTTGGGCAAAAATTGAGGTGGAAAATAGGATGAGGGTGGCTAGTAATGCTTTATTCATAAAATGTGATTTTTATATTAAAAATGCTAAGTAATACAATTTTAAGAACTTAAAATGTCTCATAAAATACATTTAAGGATCTTAATATGCGAAATCTATTAGTTAGTATTGTAAGTGATGGATTACATTAAAAGCT from Owenweeksia hongkongensis DSM 17368 encodes the following:
- a CDS encoding T9SS type A sorting domain-containing protein; the protein is MNKALLATLILFSTSIFAQTWEQKADAIVGRHHPISFSLNGKGYAITGTLPSGQPTKDAYQYNPTTDTWLTMPSFPGAARSFGIGTVTNGVAYMGFGFSTSQYLRDFWSLDSNGTYTQLASCDCTGRRHPAMIGIGDKIYVGLGDDASGDLRDWWMYDIKADNWTQITSLPSAGRHHPFMFNAGGEVFAGLGHRGNVIYDDWFKLDTATNTWTAMNKFPGEARVAGTQFGMHGYGFVLSGDGDNHGYMPNGEMWRYNPKSDTWTQFPSHPGQSRWAPGSFVIGDDVYFFGGLNRLTNVFPTDLWKFDMAAATVSMNEEVLANTYVYPNPATDILKWKSDESITEVKVYNTLGQLVSASPAEAQSLNSKELDGGMYLVQFYSNSELIKTSKVLIQN
- a CDS encoding cupin domain-containing protein, which codes for MNRKSTALIESGVLELYVFGMATDDQIRDVESAQEKYPAVAEELNQIHQRIESFGKANAVKPPSLVKTVVMAAADYMERLRNGEKFLDAPILTEKSTIEDFSHWLNRKDMVLAEVKESIYAKIISSTDDRTTSIVWAKDCLEPEIHSNERESFLIVEGTCEVSIDDETHYLKPGDFLSIPLHTNHSAKVTSDIPCKFIMQRALLHVA